The genome window GCCTTCACCTTTAATCACTATGTCAATAAAGCCTTCTTTTAATAGCTCCTGATATGTGAAGGTAGGATGATAACCTCCCATTATAATTGTCGCATCTGGACAAATCTTTTTAGATAGTTTAGCAGTTGTGATGGCTTGGGTTATGGTTGGTGTGAGCGCAGTTATGCCTATAACATCCGGGGAAATTTTGTTTATTTCATTTTCCAGTTCAGCCCAGCTCATCTCCAGAGCAGCCCCATCAATTATTTGGACTTCAATATTGTTCTCTTCTAAAACAGCAGCTATGTAAGATATTCCCAAAGGTGGTGCAACTAAACCAATGAATTTGTATTTAGAATTGTTATATGGTGGGTTAATTAACAAAACTTTCAACTATTCACCTTCATCTTAGTTTTCTCATAAATCATGAATTTTAGGAAGAGGTATATTTTCTTTTGGATCAACATCAATATCAATTAAAAATGGTTTTTTTGTTTTCATTGCTTTTTCAACGGCTTTAAAAACATCACCTGCAGAATTAACTCTCGTTGATTGTATATTATAAGAACCGGCTAGTTCTACGAAATCTGGATTTTTCAGCTCAATTTGGTATGATCCACCGTAATATGTCTCCTGCCACTGGCGAATTATTCCCAATGAATGATTGTTAATTATGCAAATGACTATGGGTAAATTTTTTTCATGTAGGGTTGCTAATTCCTGTATATTCATCTGAAAACCACCATCACCATTAATCAGCACTGTACTTTCATTTTCGCTGCCTAAGCAAGCACCTATACTAGCCGGCAGCCCATAACCCATGGGGCCAAAACCTCCAGAAAATAGTAGTGTGCCGGGTTTTAAAACTTTTCTATAAAGGGTTACCCAAGTAGTATGAGTTCCAGCATCATTAACAATAATGGCATCTTTTGAAGCATTTATTATTTCATTAATAGCTTGCTGTGGTTTTAAAGGAGAATCTAAATATTTGAAATCGATAAAATTTTCTGAAGGATGCTTTCGAGAATATTCATTTAATTCATGTGACCAAGAGGATTTTATATTAAAATCAAAATCTAAAATTTCATTTAAAAATATTTTAACGTCCATTCCAATTTTTAAATCACCTTTTAACACACTAGGATCAATATTAACATGGACAATCTTGGGATTTCTTAATGGTGCCATGGAACGTTCTGAAAACCGACAACCTAAACCTAAAATTAAATCACAGTTTTCCCCAGCAAAATTCGCTGCAGGTGTCCCACGTGTTCCCATTAATCCAAGACAAAGTGGAT of Methanobacterium alcaliphilum contains these proteins:
- a CDS encoding thiamine pyrophosphate-binding protein, whose translation is MKNGEQITCAHALVKVLEENGVKLIFGHPGEQILAFYDELRKSPIKHVLMRHEQGAAHAADGFARSSGKFGVCVATAGPGALNLVMGVATSYKDSVPLLVLTGDVSTKERGLNGFQDIDLCGVFEPITLKSLCPQNAQDAIIKLKEALFLLQNGPTGPIHINLPKDILLNHVNFEIISSKSFKGDYKPPIKKTEIRKCIELLKKSEKPLIFAGSGLIWSGALKEIKRFIEKNDFPLATTYPARGVLEEDHPLCLGLMGTRGTPAANFAGENCDLILGLGCRFSERSMAPLRNPKIVHVNIDPSVLKGDLKIGMDVKIFLNEILDFDFNIKSSWSHELNEYSRKHPSENFIDFKYLDSPLKPQQAINEIINASKDAIIVNDAGTHTTWVTLYRKVLKPGTLLFSGGFGPMGYGLPASIGACLGSENESTVLINGDGGFQMNIQELATLHEKNLPIVICIINNHSLGIIRQWQETYYGGSYQIELKNPDFVELAGSYNIQSTRVNSAGDVFKAVEKAMKTKKPFLIDIDVDPKENIPLPKIHDL